One window of the Mycobacterium xenopi genome contains the following:
- a CDS encoding HAD-IB family hydrolase/lysophospholipid acyltransferase family protein, with translation MTSADKSTRDLRLPGSVAEILASPPGPNIGAFFDLDGTLVAGFTGVILTQEQFRRREMGVGELITMIQAGLNHRLGRIEFEELITKAAWVLRGRPLSDMEEIGERLFAQKIESRIYPEMRELVRAHLARGHTVVLSSSALTIQVDPVARFLGIPNTLTNKFEVDENGILTGRVVKPILWGSGKAAAVQKFAAEHDIDLSRSYFYADGDEDVALMYLVGNPRPTNPEGKMAAVARRRGWPILRFTSRGSGGLVGQLRTLIGIGSMVPVASVALGLGLLTRDRRRGVNFFTSTYSQLLLAANGVHLNVIGAENLTAQRPAVFIFNHRNQVDPVIVAALVRDNWTAVGKKELESDPIIGTMGKLLDAVFIDRDDPTAAVETLHQVEERAKNGLSIVIAPEGTRVDTTEVGPFKKGPFRIAMAAGIPIVPIVIRNAEIIAARNSTTMNPGTVDVAVFPPIPVDDWTLDTLPDRIDEVRQLYLNTLASWPVDELPEVPLYNRSKKSAPVKAKTGKAAAKTAKKAAQSTPSKKHAAKPDYAETRARTTRPKGRP, from the coding sequence ATGACATCCGCGGACAAGTCGACTCGTGACCTGCGGCTACCCGGTTCGGTCGCCGAAATCCTCGCCAGCCCACCGGGTCCCAACATCGGCGCGTTCTTCGACCTGGACGGAACCCTGGTGGCGGGCTTCACCGGTGTCATCCTCACCCAGGAGCAGTTCCGGCGCCGGGAGATGGGCGTAGGGGAGCTGATCACGATGATCCAGGCCGGGCTCAACCATCGACTCGGCCGCATCGAGTTCGAAGAACTCATCACCAAAGCCGCTTGGGTGCTTCGCGGACGCCCACTCAGCGACATGGAGGAGATCGGCGAACGGCTATTCGCCCAGAAGATCGAGTCCCGGATCTATCCGGAAATGCGGGAGCTGGTGCGCGCCCACCTTGCGCGCGGTCACACGGTGGTGCTCAGTTCGTCCGCGCTGACGATTCAGGTCGACCCGGTGGCCCGCTTCCTGGGGATCCCCAACACCCTTACCAACAAGTTCGAGGTCGACGAGAACGGAATCCTCACCGGACGGGTCGTCAAGCCGATCCTGTGGGGGTCGGGCAAGGCTGCGGCGGTCCAAAAGTTCGCCGCCGAGCACGACATCGACTTAAGCCGAAGTTACTTCTACGCCGACGGCGACGAAGACGTCGCGTTGATGTACCTGGTGGGAAATCCCCGGCCCACCAATCCCGAAGGCAAGATGGCGGCGGTGGCGCGACGCCGCGGTTGGCCGATCTTGCGGTTCACCAGCCGCGGCAGCGGGGGTCTCGTCGGGCAGCTGCGGACGCTGATCGGTATCGGGTCGATGGTTCCGGTCGCTTCGGTGGCGTTGGGCCTGGGCTTGCTGACCCGCGACCGGCGCCGCGGCGTGAACTTCTTCACGTCCACCTACTCGCAACTGCTGCTGGCGGCTAACGGTGTGCACCTCAACGTGATTGGCGCAGAGAATCTGACTGCGCAGCGTCCGGCGGTGTTCATCTTCAACCACCGCAACCAAGTTGACCCCGTCATCGTCGCCGCGCTGGTGCGTGACAACTGGACCGCGGTCGGCAAGAAGGAGCTGGAAAGCGACCCGATCATCGGCACCATGGGTAAATTACTCGACGCCGTCTTCATCGACCGCGACGACCCCACAGCCGCGGTGGAAACACTGCACCAGGTCGAAGAGCGTGCGAAAAACGGGCTCTCGATCGTCATTGCTCCCGAGGGCACCCGGGTCGACACCACCGAGGTCGGGCCGTTCAAGAAAGGGCCGTTTCGCATCGCGATGGCAGCCGGTATCCCGATCGTGCCGATCGTGATCCGCAACGCCGAGATCATCGCCGCCCGCAACTCCACCACGATGAACCCCGGCACGGTAGATGTCGCGGTGTTTCCGCCGATTCCGGTCGATGATTGGACGCTCGACACGCTGCCGGATCGCATCGACGAAGTGCGCCAACTGTATCTGAACACGCTGGCCAGCTGGCCGGTCGACGAGCTACCCGAGGTCCCCCTCTACAACCGCAGCAAAAAGTCGGCGCCGGTCAAAGCCAAGACGGGCAAAGCGGCGGCCAAGACGGCCAAGAAGGCCGCACAATCGACACCATCGAAGAAGCACGCGGCCAAGCCGGATTATGCGGAGACGCGCGCGCGGACAACTCGGCCGAAAGGACGACCGTGA
- a CDS encoding glycerol-3-phosphate 1-O-acyltransferase, which translates to MTTSAADTGTFSTTDDTLVLASVSSSVEAELLNDWLDRQRQRHPETKIDVLRLPPRNAPPGALAQLVEQLEADEDRSIVPVRVFWLPPAEGGPLGRVVGLLPGWDPYHPSERQQRRILRSDPRRARVVAGESAKVSELRQQWRDTTVGDNPRDFAHFVTRRAILAMERVAYRLLGPEYKSPRLVKPEMLASARFRAGLEKIPGATVEEAGKILDEMATGWSRVSVDVAVGLSRLLIRGFDPQIDYDQYQVAAMRAALQTHPAVLLWSHRSNLDSAVLTVALQENGLPRAHVFGGINMAFGVMGPLLRRSGVIFIRRNIGDDRLYKYVLKEYVGYLVEKRFNLSWSIEGTRSRTGKMLPPKMGLMSYVADAYLEGRSEDILLQPISISFDQLHEIAEYAAYARGAEKRPEGMGWLYNYIKAQGERNYGKIYVRFPEAVSMREYLGPPNGPIAQDQAAKRLALQKMSFEVAWRILRATPVNATGLVSALLLATHGVALTLGQLHRTLQESLDYLERKHTPLSTSSLRLRTPEGVRAAVDALSNGHPVTRVDGGREPVWRIAPEHEHAAAFYRNSVIHAFLETSIVELALAHVRHADGDRVAAFWSQAMRLRDLLKFDFYFADSATFRGNIAEEMAWHQDWEAHVAAGGDEIDAILYAKRPLISDAMLRLFFEAYEIVADVLRDAPADIGAKELTQLALGVGRQYVAQGRVRSSEPVSTLLFATARQVAADQHLLEPGPDLAERRTAFRQELRDILRDFNHVEQIARSRFIAREIEARQARQVDSQAR; encoded by the coding sequence GTGACGACATCGGCTGCCGACACGGGCACATTCAGTACGACCGACGACACGTTGGTGTTGGCGTCGGTATCGTCATCGGTCGAGGCCGAGCTGCTTAACGACTGGCTAGACCGCCAGCGCCAGCGTCATCCCGAGACCAAGATCGACGTGCTGCGGCTGCCGCCGCGCAACGCGCCGCCGGGCGCTCTGGCCCAGCTCGTCGAGCAGCTCGAGGCCGATGAGGACCGATCGATCGTGCCGGTGCGGGTGTTCTGGCTGCCGCCCGCCGAGGGTGGCCCGCTGGGTAGGGTGGTTGGGCTGCTGCCCGGTTGGGATCCGTACCATCCCAGTGAACGCCAGCAACGGCGTATCCTGCGCAGCGATCCCCGCCGCGCGCGGGTAGTGGCCGGCGAGTCGGCCAAGGTGTCAGAACTACGCCAACAATGGCGCGACACCACCGTCGGTGACAATCCGCGTGACTTCGCCCATTTCGTCACCCGTCGCGCCATCCTGGCGATGGAACGCGTCGCCTACCGGCTGCTCGGCCCGGAGTACAAGTCGCCGCGGCTGGTGAAACCAGAAATGTTGGCGTCGGCCCGTTTTCGGGCCGGTTTGGAGAAGATTCCCGGTGCCACCGTGGAAGAGGCCGGCAAGATCCTCGACGAGATGGCCACCGGGTGGAGCCGGGTGTCGGTCGATGTTGCCGTCGGGCTGAGCAGGCTGCTGATTCGCGGGTTCGACCCCCAAATCGACTACGACCAGTATCAAGTCGCGGCGATGCGCGCAGCACTTCAGACGCACCCCGCCGTGCTGCTGTGGTCACACCGGTCGAACCTGGACAGCGCGGTGCTGACGGTGGCGCTGCAGGAAAACGGGTTGCCCAGGGCTCATGTGTTCGGCGGAATCAACATGGCGTTCGGCGTGATGGGCCCGCTGCTGCGCCGTTCCGGCGTCATCTTCATCCGGCGCAACATCGGCGACGACAGGCTGTACAAGTACGTACTCAAGGAATACGTCGGCTACCTCGTCGAAAAGCGGTTCAACTTGAGCTGGTCCATCGAGGGCACCAGGTCGCGAACCGGAAAGATGTTGCCGCCCAAAATGGGCCTGATGAGCTATGTGGCCGACGCCTATCTGGAAGGGCGCAGCGAAGACATATTGCTGCAGCCGATCTCGATCAGCTTCGACCAGCTGCATGAGATCGCCGAGTATGCCGCCTACGCGCGCGGCGCGGAGAAGCGCCCGGAGGGAATGGGCTGGCTGTACAACTACATCAAGGCCCAGGGCGAGCGCAACTACGGCAAGATCTACGTCCGCTTCCCCGAAGCGGTCTCGATGCGCGAGTACCTCGGACCGCCCAACGGACCGATAGCGCAGGATCAAGCTGCCAAACGACTTGCGCTGCAAAAGATGTCATTCGAAGTAGCGTGGCGCATTCTGCGGGCGACGCCGGTCAACGCCACTGGGCTGGTGTCCGCGCTGTTGCTCGCCACCCACGGGGTGGCGTTGACGCTTGGCCAGCTGCATCGCACCCTGCAGGAATCCCTGGACTACCTGGAGCGCAAACACACACCCCTGTCGACCAGCTCGCTGCGGTTGCGGACCCCCGAAGGTGTGCGCGCGGCAGTGGACGCGCTGTCCAACGGACACCCGGTCACCCGCGTGGACGGTGGACGCGAACCCGTGTGGCGCATCGCACCCGAGCATGAGCACGCGGCGGCGTTCTACCGCAACTCGGTGATCCACGCATTCCTGGAAACCTCGATCGTCGAACTCGCGCTGGCCCACGTCAGGCATGCCGACGGCGACCGGGTAGCGGCGTTCTGGTCGCAAGCGATGCGGTTGCGTGATCTGCTGAAGTTCGACTTCTACTTCGCGGATTCAGCCACCTTCCGCGGCAACATTGCCGAAGAGATGGCGTGGCACCAGGATTGGGAAGCCCACGTCGCGGCCGGCGGCGACGAGATCGACGCGATTTTGTATGCCAAACGACCGCTGATATCTGATGCGATGCTGCGGTTGTTCTTCGAGGCCTACGAGATTGTCGCCGATGTATTGCGCGATGCGCCAGCGGATATCGGTGCCAAGGAGTTGACGCAACTGGCTCTTGGCGTGGGGCGCCAATACGTGGCCCAGGGACGAGTCCGCAGCAGCGAGCCGGTGTCCACGCTGTTGTTTGCGACCGCACGCCAAGTCGCCGCCGACCAACACCTGCTCGAACCCGGGCCGGATTTAGCCGAACGCCGCACTGCGTTCCGGCAGGAGCTGCGCGATATCCTGCGTGATTTCAACCATGTCGAGCAGATCGCCCGCAGTCGCTTCATCGCTCGCGAAATCGAGGCCCGTCAGGCGCGCCAAGTCGATAGCCAAGCTCGCTAA
- a CDS encoding cytochrome c oxidase assembly protein: MTDVPATGRRRAVPWLLLSGVAALAGCTAAGIAALSLADALTATGLPDPGPSTTLGLPVVRAIGEVAAALAVGAFMFAAFFVPPQPNGVLDAPGYRALRLGTVGSAVWAVCAALLVPLTISDVSGQPVAAHLNPAKLWSLASLVNTASAWRWTALLAAAVMLTSLAVLRWSWTPLLLGGSLVTLIPLGLTGHSSAGGSHDLATNSLLIHLVAGSLWAGGLLALLVHAIRRGEHTDVAARRFSAVALWCFVAMALSGVVNALVRVLPSDVLSTAYGRLVIAKVVALCALGVAGWRQRRTGVAALQADPSSRRALLRLALFEAAVFGVTFGVAVGLGRTPPPPPPIVNPSIPDVKIGYDFAGPPTVARVLFDWRFDLVFGTSALVLAGLYLAAVSRLRRRGDHWPRGRSSAWLLGCVVMLFATSSGVGRYMPAMFSMHMAAHMLLSMLAPILLVLGAPVTLALRALPPAGRDEPPGLREWLLAALHSRLSRLVTNPVVATVVFVSGFYGLYFGGIFDAAAGSHFGHLVMNAHFLLSGYLFYWVVIGVDPTPRPIPALAKVAVMFASLPLHAFFGVVLMSTRSVLGETFYRSLHLGWHADLLGDQRLGGAIAWGAGEIPLVIVMIALLVQWTRSDQRTAQRLDRAADRDDDAELAAYNAMLAELARRDASRQR, translated from the coding sequence ATGACCGACGTGCCGGCCACGGGTCGGCGGCGCGCGGTGCCGTGGCTGCTGCTAAGCGGGGTTGCGGCGCTGGCCGGATGCACCGCCGCCGGAATCGCGGCGTTGTCGCTGGCGGATGCGCTGACCGCAACCGGGTTACCGGATCCGGGCCCGTCGACCACGCTGGGGTTGCCGGTCGTGCGGGCCATCGGGGAGGTCGCGGCGGCGCTGGCGGTCGGAGCGTTCATGTTCGCGGCGTTCTTCGTGCCTCCGCAACCCAACGGTGTGCTCGACGCTCCCGGATACCGTGCGCTTCGCCTCGGCACGGTCGGCTCGGCGGTATGGGCGGTGTGTGCGGCGTTGCTGGTGCCGTTGACAATTTCCGATGTCTCGGGTCAACCCGTCGCGGCGCATCTCAACCCCGCGAAGCTGTGGTCGTTGGCGAGTCTGGTCAACACCGCGTCCGCGTGGCGCTGGACCGCACTGCTGGCGGCTGCGGTGATGCTGACGAGTCTGGCAGTGCTGCGCTGGTCGTGGACGCCGCTGCTGCTGGGCGGTTCGTTGGTGACGTTGATTCCGCTCGGCCTGACCGGTCACTCATCAGCGGGCGGCTCGCATGACCTGGCCACCAACAGTCTGTTGATCCACCTCGTCGCGGGCAGTCTGTGGGCCGGCGGCCTGCTGGCGCTGCTAGTTCACGCCATCCGCAGGGGCGAGCACACCGATGTCGCGGCGCGGCGGTTCTCTGCCGTGGCATTGTGGTGTTTCGTCGCAATGGCGCTCAGCGGCGTGGTCAACGCCCTGGTGCGGGTCCTGCCTTCTGATGTGCTGAGCACCGCATACGGCCGGTTGGTGATCGCCAAGGTCGTCGCGCTGTGCGCGCTCGGTGTGGCCGGCTGGCGGCAGCGACGCACGGGAGTTGCTGCGCTGCAGGCAGATCCGAGTTCGCGGCGCGCATTGCTGCGGTTGGCGCTGTTCGAGGCCGCGGTGTTCGGCGTGACATTCGGTGTTGCCGTGGGGCTGGGCCGCACCCCGCCGCCGCCACCGCCGATCGTCAATCCGTCGATCCCGGACGTGAAGATCGGCTACGACTTCGCCGGGCCGCCCACCGTCGCGCGGGTGCTGTTCGATTGGCGCTTCGACCTGGTCTTCGGCACGTCGGCGCTGGTGTTGGCGGGACTGTACCTGGCCGCGGTGTCGCGGTTACGTCGCCGCGGCGACCACTGGCCACGCGGCCGCAGTTCGGCGTGGCTGCTGGGCTGCGTGGTAATGCTGTTCGCGACCTCGTCGGGGGTCGGCCGCTACATGCCGGCCATGTTCAGCATGCACATGGCCGCCCACATGCTGTTGTCCATGCTGGCACCGATCCTGCTGGTCCTGGGCGCCCCGGTCACCCTTGCACTGCGCGCGCTGCCCCCCGCCGGGCGCGACGAGCCACCGGGCCTGCGCGAGTGGCTGCTGGCCGCGCTGCACAGCCGGCTGTCGCGGTTGGTGACCAACCCGGTGGTCGCGACGGTGGTGTTCGTGTCGGGTTTCTACGGGCTGTACTTCGGCGGCATATTCGACGCCGCGGCCGGCAGCCATTTCGGCCATCTGGTGATGAACGCGCATTTTCTGCTCAGCGGCTACCTCTTCTACTGGGTGGTGATCGGCGTCGACCCCACGCCGCGGCCGATCCCTGCGCTGGCCAAGGTGGCGGTGATGTTCGCGTCTTTGCCGCTGCACGCATTCTTCGGTGTGGTGCTGATGAGCACGCGAAGTGTCCTCGGTGAAACGTTCTATCGCTCACTGCATTTGGGTTGGCATGCCGACCTGCTCGGCGATCAGCGACTAGGCGGGGCGATCGCCTGGGGAGCTGGGGAGATACCGCTGGTGATTGTGATGATCGCGTTGCTTGTCCAATGGACGCGCAGCGACCAGCGGACCGCCCAGCGGTTGGACCGCGCTGCCGACCGTGACGACGACGCGGAGCTGGCCGCCTATAACGCGATGCTGGCGGAGCTGGCTCGCCGCGACGCGTCGCGGCAGCGTTAG
- the ssb gene encoding single-stranded DNA-binding protein, whose translation MFETPLTVVGNIVNDPIRREVGNQEVMKFRVASNSRRRGADGAWEAGNSLFVTVNCWGKLVSGVGASLRKGSAVIVVGHVYTSDYEDRDGNRRSAVEMRATAVGPDLSRCIARVEKTVAADTDATPRAEVEAVDADQADDGDDAAGLPLTA comes from the coding sequence ATGTTCGAAACGCCGTTGACCGTGGTCGGAAACATCGTTAACGACCCGATACGCCGGGAGGTGGGCAACCAGGAGGTAATGAAATTCCGGGTGGCGAGCAACTCGCGCCGCCGCGGCGCCGACGGCGCATGGGAAGCCGGCAACTCGCTGTTCGTCACCGTCAACTGTTGGGGCAAGCTGGTCTCCGGCGTGGGCGCATCACTGCGCAAGGGCTCGGCAGTGATCGTGGTGGGGCACGTCTACACCAGCGACTACGAGGACCGCGACGGCAATCGGCGCTCGGCGGTGGAAATGCGCGCCACCGCTGTCGGCCCCGACCTTTCCCGCTGCATCGCGCGGGTGGAGAAGACGGTTGCCGCCGACACGGACGCAACACCGCGGGCCGAAGTCGAGGCCGTCGACGCAGATCAGGCCGACGACGGCGACGACGCGGCGGGGCTGCCATTGACGGCTTAG
- the ettA gene encoding energy-dependent translational throttle protein EttA: MAEFIYTMRKVRKAHGDKVILDDVTLNFLPGAKIGVVGPNGAGKSSVLRIMAGLDKPNNGDAFLAAGATVGILQQEPPLNEEKTVRGNVEEGLGDLKVKLDRFNEVAELMASDYSDELMEEMGRLQEELDHADAWDIDSQLEQAMDALRCPPPDEPVTYLSGGERRRVALCKLLLSKPDLLLLDEPTNHLDAESVQWLEQHLAAYHGTILAVTHDRYFLDNVAEWILELDRGRAYPYEGNYSTYLEKKAERLAVQGRKDAKLQKRLQEELAWVRSGAKARQAKSKARLQRYEEMAAEAEKTRKLDFEEIQIPAGPRLGTLVVEVDHLDKGYQGRTLIKDLSFSLPRNGIVGVIGPNGVGKTTLFKMIVGLEQPDSGTVKVGESVKISYVDQDRAGIDPNKTVWEVVSDGLDHLEVGHNEMPSRAYVSAFGFKGPDQQKPAGVLSGGERNRLNLALTLKQGGNLILLDEPTNDLDVETLGSLENALVNFPGCAVVISHDRWFLDRTCTHILAWEGDADNEAKWFWFEGNFGAYEENKIERLGIEAARPHRVTHRRLTRD; the protein is encoded by the coding sequence ATGGCTGAATTCATCTACACGATGAGGAAGGTCCGCAAGGCGCACGGCGACAAGGTGATCCTGGACGACGTCACGCTGAACTTCCTGCCGGGAGCCAAGATCGGTGTCGTCGGACCCAATGGCGCGGGCAAGTCGAGCGTCTTGCGGATCATGGCCGGCCTGGACAAGCCGAACAATGGCGACGCCTTCCTGGCCGCGGGTGCCACGGTGGGCATCTTGCAGCAGGAGCCGCCGCTCAACGAGGAGAAGACCGTACGCGGCAACGTCGAGGAAGGCTTGGGTGACCTCAAGGTCAAACTCGACCGCTTCAACGAGGTCGCTGAGCTGATGGCCAGCGACTACTCCGACGAGCTGATGGAGGAGATGGGCAGGCTGCAAGAGGAGCTCGATCACGCCGACGCCTGGGACATCGACTCGCAACTCGAGCAGGCGATGGACGCGCTGCGCTGTCCGCCGCCTGACGAACCGGTCACCTACCTATCCGGCGGCGAGCGCCGCCGGGTGGCGTTGTGCAAGCTGCTGCTGAGCAAACCCGACTTGTTGCTGCTCGACGAGCCGACCAACCATCTCGACGCCGAAAGTGTGCAGTGGCTCGAACAGCACCTGGCTGCCTACCACGGCACAATCTTGGCCGTTACCCATGACCGTTACTTCCTCGACAACGTTGCCGAGTGGATCCTGGAGCTCGACCGTGGTCGCGCCTACCCGTATGAGGGCAACTACTCCACCTACCTGGAGAAAAAGGCCGAGCGGCTCGCGGTGCAGGGCCGCAAGGACGCCAAGCTGCAAAAACGGCTGCAAGAAGAGTTGGCTTGGGTCCGGTCCGGGGCCAAGGCCCGACAGGCCAAGAGCAAGGCCCGCTTGCAGCGCTACGAAGAGATGGCCGCCGAAGCGGAAAAAACCCGCAAGCTCGACTTCGAAGAGATTCAGATCCCGGCCGGGCCGCGGTTGGGCACACTGGTCGTCGAGGTCGACCACCTCGACAAGGGCTACCAGGGACGCACCCTGATCAAGGACCTGTCATTCAGCCTGCCGCGCAACGGCATCGTCGGTGTCATCGGCCCGAACGGGGTCGGTAAAACTACGCTGTTCAAGATGATCGTCGGGCTTGAGCAGCCCGACAGCGGCACCGTCAAGGTCGGCGAGAGCGTCAAAATCAGCTATGTCGACCAGGACCGGGCCGGCATCGACCCCAACAAGACGGTGTGGGAGGTGGTCTCCGACGGGCTTGACCACCTCGAAGTGGGTCACAACGAAATGCCTTCGCGCGCTTACGTTTCGGCGTTCGGATTCAAGGGCCCGGATCAACAGAAACCGGCCGGTGTGCTCTCCGGTGGTGAACGCAACAGGCTGAACCTGGCGCTGACCCTCAAGCAGGGCGGCAACTTGATCCTGCTCGACGAGCCGACCAACGACCTCGACGTCGAGACTCTGGGTTCGCTGGAAAATGCCCTGGTGAACTTTCCTGGCTGCGCCGTGGTCATCTCCCACGATCGCTGGTTCCTCGACCGCACCTGCACGCACATCCTGGCCTGGGAAGGCGACGCCGACAACGAGGCGAAATGGTTCTGGTTCGAGGGCAACTTCGGTGCCTACGAGGAAAACAAAATCGAACGGCTCGGCATCGAGGCCGCCCGACCGCACAGAGTCACCCACCGGCGGCTGACCCGCGACTAA